The DNA window TCTTACTTATTGCCCTTTCAAGAGTGACTCATTGATACGCCGACGTTCAGCGCTGTACCTCGTAGAAGCCTCGGACCAGGCTCTCCGTCTGCTGGGCCACTCCTCGCTCTATACGCCACTTCACCATCCGCTCGATGTATTCCTTCTTGTTCTTCTCCGACACGGGGATACCAGCCCCGCCCGGCTTCAGCTCTCGCTCGGTGATCTGCAGGATCACACGCAGGCAAGGAAAACTTACATCTGAGTGTAAAGTCCCATATCTAACCAGGCTGCATCACACATTTAACCAGGCTGCATCACACATTTAACCAGGCTGCATCACACATTCAACCAGGCTGCATCACACATTTAACCAGGCTGCATCACACATTTAACCAGGCTGCATCACACATTCAACCAGCTGCATCACACATTTAACCAGGCTGCATCACACATTTAACCAGGCTGCATCACACATTCAACCAGCTGCATCACACATTTAACCAGGCTGCATCACACATTTAACCAGGCTGCATCACACATTTAACCAGGCTGCATCACACATTCAACCAGGCTGCATCACACATTCAACCAGCTGCATCACACATTTAACCAGGCTGCATCACACATTTAACCAGGCTGCATCACACATTTAACCAGGCTGTATCACACATTTAACCAGGCTACATCACACATTTAACCAGGCTGCATCACACATTCAACCAGCTGCATCACACATTCAACCAGGCTGCATCACACATTTAACCAGGCTGcatcacacatttaaacaggCTGCATTACAAATGTAACCAGGCTGcatcacacatttaaacaggCTGCATTACAAATGTAACCAGGCTGcatcacacatttaaacagcGTGCAGTCACAAATGTAATCAGGCTGCAGTCACTAATTTGAACAGGCTGCTTCACAAATGTAAGCAGGCTGcatcaaacatttaaagaggCTGCATTACACATTTAACCAGGCTGCAGTCACAAAATTAAACAGGCTGCATCACAAATACAATCCAGCTAAAGTCACAAAATTAAATAGGCTGCAATCGTATATTTAACCAGGCTGGAGTCACACATTTAACCAGGCTAAATTTGCAAAATTAACCAGGTTGCATTTGCTAATTTAAACAGGCTGCATCATAAATTTTATCAGGCTGCAGTCAAAATTTAACCAGGCTGCAGTCACTCATTTAACCAGACTGAAGTCGCAAAATCAACCAGGTTGCAGTTGCTAATTTAAACAAGCTGCATCACAAATTTAAACCaggctgcagtcacacacacctgtccaaAGACCTCCTCGTTGACGGTGAAGGTGAGGTCCAGCATGTCCTCGATGTCGTTGTCCTTCATCCACTGCAGACTCTGGTGGAACTCCTCGTCCAGGAACTCGAGGTCGCTCAGGTCACAGGGGCTGCAGGGAGCAGGCAGAGGGGTCAACCAGGTATCGACAGGTCGCCCTACTCATAAACCACGGCTGCTTATAAGGACGGAGGTCAAAGGTTAATTGCCAGTGTGAGATAGCTTTCCATAAAGAAAGCTAAAGGTAATAAACTggaacacagaaagagacaagACCGTATGTTTGCTTAAATTCATTATGTATCAGATAAAACCCCCTGAGATTGTTTCGGATTCACACAGGTAATAAATAAAGTCAACATGTTCTTCCTGAAAGCACATTGTGAGGTTGTGAATCAATGAACCAAGCTTAAATGTCAATATGACATCTTTGACCAgtactgctgttttgtttttttattctggcCTCATGCATGACAGACCTTTTAGTGAAGACGGGATTTTCAAGCGcttaaaatgtttatgaaaaaCCAAATTTCAAGGGAGCTCCACTGTCACAACATGTTTCACTCAGCATgcaatatattcatatttttagaTTAGCATGTTGATCAAACTAACCATGCTCCAGCTCCTACAGCAAATACTGTCAGAAAGTTAAGTACatcatttacagaaaaaaaggtttcaaaaatcaaatttttcccttttttccccacaggtGTGAAGCAACGGGAGAGTGTCAATTATGTCAATTTATGTGCTGATATTGTAAAACTACAGAAGCTTATTCTACTAAATTTaaacacttcttttttgtttcttgaggTATCCGTTTACTGTATAGGGAGGCTAAGAAGATgacatgttgtctgtttttcacTGTATCTTAGcttatatttctttatatttcagtgAATCTGCATCATGAAAAGTCTGGATGTTCAGTCACTCGGATGACCTGaaataacatcttttcttttttgcgtGCTTCGTTTTGCTGTCAGCCTTCATGAAATATCTGACGTGCTTGTTATTACAATTTAGAATACATTTCTATTTGTTTGACAAATTGTCTGCACAATAATGTTGCAGCCAAATAAAGCTCCCTGTTGCTGGGAAGGTTAGGCGCTCTTAATATCACATAAACATCTGGCCTTAGCGCAGACATTTGGCAGAGTTTGAGCTTGTTTGGACAAAGCTATTAATAAGGACGCTGCTCCGACTGATGGGAAACCCAGCCAGCTGCCGGCTGAGAGGATCTGACTGAAGCACTCGTATTCTCAGCAGTCTGTTGGAGGTTAGGGAGGGGGGTCTGACTGGAAGTGCTGGTTTTGGAGCGGGAAGTAAGAGGAAGGAAGGCGGAGGGACTTACATGCGAAGAAGCCCCTTGTAGAAAGGTCGGGTGAAGAAGGCATCCAGCAGGTACTGATGGACCAGAGCCAGGCCCAGGATACGCCCACTGAAACGAAACCTGGACACAGGAAGTACAGGTGAGCACACACTTCAGCATCAGAACTGGATTTATTAGCTCCCTTAAATAACTTTTGACATCAAGTGCTGTGAGCACCAGATGGAGCGAGATTTACTCTGTAAGTTGTTGACAGATTTTAAATCTTCTTCCTGCAGACACATAAACATTGTGGACGTTTCTCGGCCCGTGGCTACACGTTGTCGCGCTTCATGTCGCATTTAAGAGGCTTAAGTGAAATTTGCAGATCAGTTTCCAACTGAGGAAGCACCAGATGGTGACACTGTCTGAGACAATAAACACAATCCTCCCAGGATTCACAGTGAGAACAATAAACTGAGTCAGAGCGGAGCTGGAGTCTGAACCAACAGGGAAGACGAGGAGCTTCACACCCAGCTCACACTTTAAACATGATTCTCTGTTCTGACAGTCTGGAGAAACACTCTGAGGCTCTGCTCAGACCCGGTGCCAACATCCCTCCTGAGCGATCCGATCACAAGCGTACAGGTGTGAACAGCTCCAAGACGCACTGAGGACCAGTTTGAGATCGGATCACTCAGAAGGTCATGGgaccacagagaagaagaagaagaagaagaagaaggaggagaagaagaaggaggagaagaagaagaagaagaagaagaaggaggagaagaagaagaagaagaaagagaagaagaagaagaagaagaagaagaagaagaaggagaaggagaaggagaagaagaagaagaagaagaagaaggcagatGTTTGTCAACACACTGTCTGCTTCAACCAATCCAATCATTGAACTAGTAACCACaatatccccagactccctttagAAATCGTGcaatttagtgagttgttaAGTCAGGTGAAGCTTtagaaactttgtgaaacactgtttaCAACCTCCTTGTAAATTCGAAAACAATACATTTctcaaaaacattgtttctgtCCCAGtgatttatatattcatttgcATATAGAGTGGGGAAGTGATTTATGATTACAAGAGGTCACTCGAGACTCATGTTCATACCCGGTCTGAACAGGGTTCAACATGAGAGAGAACATAAATATTGACTTGACATTCTTCAGTCTGATAAGTGCCGCCATGTTTATCCAGCATGACAAAATGAAACCCTGAAGACTTCATGTTCTATCTTCTTCATCCAGCCTCTGATACTGTGATTGTCTTGTCTGGCCTGCTTTTCATCAGTCtgatcatccatcatccaaccGTGCATCCGTCCAACAAAACGATGTCAATGAGGCACGACTGACAAATGGCCGATCCAGATTTCCACACAGCACCCCGCAAAAGACTTCTATTCTGGGATCAGCACGGGAGCAGACGACATGAACGCTTCCAGAAAACAGACGGTAAGCAGACTATAGACTTACCATTCATGGTGGTTGTCTACGAAGGCCGACATGGGGCTGATCTGGACGGTGTACGTGTCATTGGCTGAATATTCAAACAGGCCGTAGTACGGGTTGAAGAGCTCTCTGGAGACGAGGAAGAAAAACTCTCTGGAGGGTCCGCTGTAGTCCAGCCTGCCGGGAGAATGAATCATGAATCAACTACAACAGAATCATCAGCGATGGAGACACGAGATGATACAATTATCTGATGACAAAGGACGTCGTGTGACTCATTCCACCATCTAGGAAAACACGGCGTAGACGCTGTCAATCATctgtaatgtttgtttacataaaTCTACTATTAATACTCTGCAGTAGTGGCTCTTCTCCCGCCCACGTTCTCCAGCTGCTCATCCACTACAAGATTTACTGGGATGTAATCAGATCTGTGTGTTACTGCACAATTTGGaacttaaagggacatttcacccCAGAAACCAGAAACACATTATGTTTCCTTGCACCTGTCATGCTTTTAATCTATGAGATTGTTTTTGGGTGTGAGCTGCAGATTTTTGGAGACGTCAACCATAaagatgtctgctttctctcGTATGTAATGGAACTGGACGGCACTCGACTTGTGATGATCAAAGCGCCAATAACTACATTTGAAATCATGACCCGGTTACTTAGGATAGTCCACAGAGAAGTTTCAGTTACAGAAGATTATTCATGTGTTCGTAAAACACGCCTCGTGGAAACTGAAAGATCTAACTTATGATGGATTTCAGATGGACCAATTGCACCGTGTGCCACAGGAAAGTTAGCGAAAAATGGACTGTTGCCAGTTTGGAGTGCAGTTTCATGCACCACAGTTAAAGTATCACTGAGCTAACTGGTTGATTAAGATAATTCAGCTCTATTCATACATAACCTCTGagtaaaaaggtaaaatatggatatttgattttgtggcAAACCGTTCCTTTAATGTAACGAATGTGTCAGCAAAACTTCTCTGACTAAATCCTGATAAGAAGATGAATCTGGAGTCTTTCTCACCCGTCCTCGCCCACGAAGCTGACGTAGAGTTTACTCCTCTGCAGGTCTTTACGGGAGTAACACATGATCTGGTTGAAGGCGTCCTCCAGGAGGTGATCCCTGCGTATGATGAGTCTGAGagcacacaggaaaacacagtgaCTACAGCGTAAAGTCCATCTGATAGTTATTATCTATCATCATCTGTTTCTACTGGAGTGTAAACCTACTTGACTTTCCCCGGTCCCTGTCCGTAACCCTTGGTCTCCAGCTTTCGATAGAAGTTCCTCAGTTTAGCCTCAAAATCTCTCTTGTAGGGAGCGGGAGCTCGGGCGTTGGCTCGCTGGGTGCCTGAGATATAAATCACAGAGTGACGGGAAGAAAGAACAAGACGGAGACAACGGACGTTAAGAGTTGGACGCACAGTAACCAGTCTGAAAGAAGACACATCAATTTAATCTCAACATCAACCTGCGTTATATATGAAGGattaaattgcttcttttattCAGCAAGACGATGTAAACAAACCTCATGGTGGAATTTAATAACACAGGTAAGATTTtaataaagaggagagagagagagaagtctgTGTCACCACGGAGACGGAGACTGACCGGGCGAGCTCTGCGGAGAGGCGATGCTGTAACTCGGGTGGAGTAATGGTGGTACGTATgacatcacctcctcctcaaaTAAGCTGGAGACAAGAGAGAGGCGgcgtcagaaaaaaaaacagatctgtgacggtgcattttttttccagttaatCCAAGAGGGTTTGAAAAGAGTTGATTTAGCTTTTGGCAACACGTGGTGAAGAATTATAATCTGTGAAGATACTAAAGTcatcaaacaaatgtagtggaTTGAAAACATTTCCTCGGAGATGTACTGGAGTGGAAGCAGTCATGGAATTACTTCTGTAATTCTAAACCTGCTCTgtatattaacatgtttttaatgtgtaaatgagtCGTTCTTATCGAAAGTAGGACTGAAGTTTAATCGTTTGGGGCAACTGTGACCATCAAAGATCAAAGTTaagttcattaaaaatgtttatttttgtcaatgACAGACTGAGATTGTTATTATATGTGTCTGATCACTTACACAACAATATACCTGAATACATAAGTACAATACTCGAGTAAACGTACACAGTTACACTTCAGCACGCCGTATAacagttagcattagcatcaggGGGGTAAAATGGGACTTAGACTTGTATTCATGGACGTGGCGCGGCCCGTTGGATGGTGACCATTAATcagcctctgacacacacacacacatacaaccatacacaagcacacacacacacacacacacacacacacacacacacgcacgcacacacacacacacacacacacacacacacacacacacacacagaggactcACCTTAGCAGCATGACGAGGTCGGCGTCGCTGGAGAGACGAGCCAGCCCATTGACTCCCTCAGTGCGAATAAACTGCACCttctccctgcacacacacacacacacacacacacacacagaaaacccaTCGGGGGGGTAAACTGACTCAATCTATTAGGATTAAAGGTTAACTGTGTGTTCAGGgtgactgatgatgatggtgatgatgatgaaggctTGAGAAGGCTAGAGAGGAggcgagagcgagagaggaagacagaaggTGGACAGAGGAGCGTAAACACAGACGTACTTGAGCGAGTGGTTCCTGGCGAGCTCGGGTTGTCTCTCCTGCAGGATCTCCACGATGTTGGGTTGCCGTAGAAACGCCACTATCTTGTCGTTGTAGGCTGGAGAGAATCAGGAAACAGGATTTataaataagtgtgtgtgtgtgtgtgtgtgtgtgtgtgtttacacctGATGTCTCTCTGTGCACATGTGATTCAGCCCGACTCACCCACAGGAACCACGTCTTGGTACTGACTGCGAGTGGAGCCGCTGAAGGTGCTGGAGGGGCGGGGCATGACGGGCGGGTTGGTTTGGCGAGAGTCGTCCACCACCTGTGACAACAGGAAGCACTACGGTTCAGGTCGCATCCTAGTTCTGACGCCGATTTACCCGCCGGTCATTGGCCAACACCcacctgtgtgtttcctctgatgaCCACAAATTAATTTCTTATTCCATTAAAGTCTCTTCAATTTATGAAGGAGCAACATCTAGAAACGTACACTTGTATGACAGGTATATTATATCTTTTAACACACTGGTATCTGACCAGAACTCACTCAGGTATCTGGAATCAGTAATCAAAGATGGAACAATTCATTCTTCAGGGAGCTAAACACCACTGCTGTTCATCAGATATGTGTCTGTACACCAGCAACATGTGTGAGTGAAAGACACAATTTCCATTCAGGTCTGTGAGAACAAATAACAGATATTGTTGACAAGATGTCAGGACggctccagctgtgtttgatgCAACAAAATTTGGTCATCTAAAGCCAAAACACAACGTCTTCCAGCTCTAGACGAGCAGTTTCTGCAGCTAAACCTGACCAGAAGCAGTAAACACAGCGCTGTCACGGCATAGAACGGAAAATTAAATCTAAAGAAACTTGATTTTTCCACAGATCTGTCGTTTGCAGACATGTTTACTGCCAACATGTACTTTGCCGACTAGGATGTAAAAACTTCTTGGTGTCTCTTTGCACTAAAGGATGTAAAATATCACAGCTGTTAAATGAACTGCATTAATTTTATGCTGCTGACTTGAATTTCAAGCAGCCATGATGTCATCGCTCGTGACCCAGCCTGAGTCCACGGTGCAGAATCTCAAGAAGCCTCTCTGAACATCGCAGCGTCTCTGCTAGCTTAAAGCTGACTCCGGGTGACGAGTGGTGCAGTGGCGGCTGGTCTCTCACCTCCCCGGCACTGTGGCTGCGCTGGCGGCTCAGGTGCTGGCGGTGGGCCAGCAGCCCGGTGGAGCGAGAGCTCTGGAGGGGCAGCCGGGGGTCGATGAAGGTCGTGGAGCGACAGTTGTGATCCACGAAGAAAGGCTGAGGATCgagatggaaaaacacacagtcaggcAGGAAGGAACGCCATCGTgtgtacacagaaacacacgaCGTTCACACTGAGAGGAAAGATTATGAAAAGGACTGAGCAGAGATTACAGTCTTGGGGACACGTCAGCTCAGGTTTGGGGTCAAATGTGagaagtcaaacacacaccttcccAGTGTGGTCGTGCTTCATCTCCCAGCCCCGAGGAAGCTCCAGCTGCTTGTTGGAGAACATGTTGAGGAAGGTGACGAGGTCGCGGTTGTGCTGGTAGCGCTCGAAGTAATGAGCGTCCCGACGCACCTTACTGATCATGTGCTTCAGGCAGGTGTTGCTCGTAAACATGCGGTAGGCACTCTGGGTGGAGACGGGAGagaggtgatgtcatcagaaaGGGACGGGAGCAACACGAGagaacagtgttttcatttttcactcgCTCAAGATGGACGATGAAAATTCACCTGACAAGATAATGattatattttcacttttgggtgaatctttcctttaaatcagtcaaaatgCTGAGTGTGGATTTTGGATTTAAAAGTACAGCATGTTTGTCTGTATGTTGACAGAAGTGTGTGAAAGTGGTGAAAGCTGTTGTACTGACAGGGTTTGAATGCAGCACGGTGAAGAAGTCGGGGCTGCACAGGAACTTGGCGCTGGGCGACTGGAGCAGCAGTGAGAGACGCGACCGCCCGCTGGAGTGAGCGACCGCACTGTCTCGTCGGTATTCTGCAGGAGACACAAGCCGTCGCACTAATGAGAGCGGCTCAtctcatgaaaacacaattctAAATGACATATCAAAGCGTTCAGTGTCTGTGATATAAAAGACTGTGAGAGCTTTGTGTGTAAACAAGCATTTGAAGAGATGAATCATCCAGAGGTGAGTCACTGAATTGTGCAgatatttctcttcttgtttctgaGAATGAAAGCGgtaatttgtctgttttgggtTTATTGACACGAACCAGAGATGGAGTGAGGCATCAGATCGCTCTCTGGTTCGGGGAGCAGGTCGACCGGGGCTTCCTCCGCCCGGTCGCTGTTGGTTATTGTCCTCCTGATGCTCTGGTACCTGAGACAGTGACGATGAAGTTagtgcagaggaaaaacagtttcacacaagattgttgtctttttgaaaCAAATACTTACTAAACTAGTTTCTCTGACAGTCAAATGAAGTGATGAGTGAGgcatcttttttaaataaaggtaaaacagacaaataaacaacagcaaagcGAACCTGCGGTTGAGTTGCTCCATCTGCTGGATGGAGTTGGAGCGGGTCAGGCCCTGCGGGGCCGGAGGTCCGGTGGGACGCTGCCATGTGGTGGTTCTGTTCACGTGGTCCACGAAGAAGATCCTCCCATGGCTGTCGATCCGGGCCTCCCAGTCTGAGAGGTGATCAGTAATTGACAGGAGGTGATTAATGCCCAGCGAGACTTTATACTTCGTTCTTAATGCGTCCACGACGAGAAATCTTTAATTAACCATCTATTTCaggataaaatgtaattatgcaCCTTAAGAGTCTACAGACAAGCTAGGCGCCAAATGCTAACatgagcatgctaacattcaGGTGTTAACATGCTCATGTTTGgcatgtttaatgtttactaTGTTAACCATAGTActttagcgtgttagcatgctaacatctgcaaaacaaaatgaaaatactcagtTAAAATATACAAGAACCTCGAAAACTGTGATTAAAACTAGTAGTACTTgtcgggttagggttagggttatcagTAGGAaatggacacacaaacaaacacagacacactgctaCACACAGACAACTACACActacacaaacatgcagcatgcacacacacacacacacacacacacacacacacacacacactcactgggAGGCAGCGGCTCGTCCACACGTTGATATCTGTGGATGTCGTGACGGACTGAAGGGAGCGAACGCACAGGATGACCGTTAACGTGAGATCCtgagcacagaaaacaaaaacaatgttttaatgaGGAGATGGAACATCAAACTCCCCCAGACAAACGCTGCTTaccttcctctccatctgtttCCGTGGTGACCTGCTCTGAATCCGCAGACCCCGCCTCCTCCTGTGGCTTTGCCTCCTCCCCTTCCTGTTCTTCGGCCACGCCCCCTGCAGCCTGCATGCTCAGCCTCCTCTCacccatctcctccagctccacctgctcGATCGGAGGAGGAGCTTCTCCCTCAGACTCGGCGGAGGCCGCCTGCCCGCCTCCTTCGTCGTCTACGGCCTGATTGGTCGGAGGAGTTCGGGACACCAAGTCTCCCCCTGGATCTATGGCCGTCTCCGCTCCCTCCTCCGCTTCCTACAGAGCGACAATCGTTACAGGTGAGGATGTttgtcacaaaacacactgatacacaAAGACATTCACACCTGCTGCtacaaaatgaatgtgtgaattacAGGAAGTGGGTCGACACAGCATGAGGGAGCACCGGCTCCATCGCCACGGCAACGAAAGAAAACGGAGAAACTTTTGACTTCATGCAAAGATGTGCTGGTGCGTAGGAGTAACCGCTAAAAGCAACAAGCAGAGAATGTTTGTCTCAGaatctgatgaaacacagatcGGCGGGTCGGTGCTACACGTCATCTCCGACCCGCTGACTGCTTCAGAACGTGTTATTTAACAGCCCGGTGAGAACGTGGACCGACGCTGCTGcagtacatttttatgatgCAGTGTCACGTGAATCCAGCCGGTGCTAGGACCCAGCGGAGGCTGCTGCTCGGTACAGTGTGTACACTGTGGGGACAGAACCGACACTCAGAGCGGACCCAAGCTGCAGGTTCTGTCAGGGGAGGTAAAGAAACGGTACGATGACATCTGACGACTagaatacaaaaacagaaacagacgaGCTGATTATGTGTCCGCCAGCCTGCTCACTGTGATATTTACTAGTGATGCAGGTGATCAACTCACAgctgtcttgttgttttgtgtttctaaacagcagatttaaaacaataaacctaaaaaaaaaatgcataatttgaatttgtattttaccCAGTAACCTGTcgacagtgttgtaaaaaacacctcaaattcatacttgagtaaaaaaaaaaaaaaaaaaatcctgattaaatattactttgaataaaaaaagatttttttttaattttcattgtaGAAACAAAGAAACTTGTGGCGACTCTGCAATTTAAAATCTATAAAAGAAATTTAAGTTACCAGATTCACAAATTTGGTGACTTTGCTGATAAATGTCGTGTCTTCTGGGATCATCTTTCTCTATTTTCTGATTTCGTCTTGCAGACAATTAGTTGATTCATTATAAATAATCCTTATTTACAGCCCTTAAAGGGAAACACGTCAGACTGATACACAGGCAGAGAGCTGAGTGTCTGTGAACTCACCACAGCGGTGGTCAGTGTGATCGGACAGCTCTCTGACGATGACACGACCGTCTGCTGGGCTGTTGCCATGGAGCAGGTGTCGATGTCGGAGGACGGGTCCTCCAGAGGCCCCCGTCCGTCCTCGTGCACCTCTCCACCCTCCGGCGGAGCTGCATgggacacagcctctgtgaaAGGAGCCTCGTCCACCTCGGAGAAGACGTCTGGCTCAACGTCGTCCAGGTCCAGACCGAGCCCCATCCCCAGGACCGCCTCTGCGTCCGGGGGCACGTCCTCTGTCCCACCAACCGCCCCCTCgggctcctcctccagcaccgaCGCCTCCAGCGGCTccggctgcagctcaggaaaCGGGTCTTCTTCCTCTGCGACATCGGGAGGTTCCCCATTCAGCAGCAGCGGTGACAGCGGCACCGGGGTGATGTCATTGGCCCCGGACCTATCCTCGTCCTCGTCCGAGTCGATGTGCAACATGGCGCTAAGCCTCGTGTGTGTGGGGAAGCTCGAGCGCAGTTTAGGTGAGGCCGCGCCCAGGGGTCTTTCACCGGGGCCTTTGGGGGCCTCGATAGCATCCAGGCCTTCCATGAGGGACCTCTGGAGGATTTCATGGCCTGACAAACCTGCAGGCCCAAGAAATCTGGCCTCAGCTCCCACAAGAGACAGTTCCTTATCTGGTAAGGCCGTGGCGCCGCCTTCCCACAAGCTCTGCGAGCCATGGGAGCCGGTCGGAGACAAGCTCGAGGAGACCACTCCCGGAAGATGGTGGGGAAGGTCCTCATCATCGGAGGGAGTCCCCGGGGCTCCGTTCAAGGACGACATGCCAATGATTGAATCAGGAGAAGCACCTACAGCAGGCGGGGAACATTTAGTTGTCAGGGGAACAAGTTATGGCAAATGCTTTTGATACAGTTTAAAGTCAGATTTACCATCCGGCCCGGTCGACGTGAGCTCCACTTTGAACTGCAGCTGACCGCTGACGTGTTCAGTCGGCAGGCGTCGGCACAGGGGGAAGCTCACAGGCTGGACTCTGAACAGACAGACACCGAGAAAGAAACCCTCAAACTTAATCACTCAAGATGTCACTTCTGATGCTCGGGGCTGcaaaaaatacagtacattcTGTATGAACTATGTTTTCCACCTACCCTGGTATTTTCTCTATAAGCCGCTGCACAGGGATCGTGAGCTGCCCGAGGAAGCGTTTGATGATCGGTCGACTTTTTGCAAACTTGTCCTTCACCTCGATGTACAGGATGTCTGTCATCAGCGCCACGAACGTGTAtttctgcagagaggaaaagccAAAACGTTCTCAGTCGCGTCCTGCCGATTTCAGACAGTGTGTAGTGTCGTGCAGTGTAGCAGCAATCGTCACCTCTCCATGCCAGACGGGGTTGGTGGTGTT is part of the Acanthopagrus latus isolate v.2019 chromosome 9, fAcaLat1.1, whole genome shotgun sequence genome and encodes:
- the hecw2a gene encoding E3 ubiquitin-protein ligase HECW2 isoform X2 — its product is MRPSLATAVLPPRTRSHNPPNLAVGGREHLSAPRRRSPHLRHTLSPENLRTLAERGGAAVDTVSVVSSPIGLPRANSDTDLVTSQSRSSLTASTLEYTLNRGQNLVISWDIKEEVDATDWIGLYHIDETSPSNVWDCKNRGVNGTQKGQIVWRLEPGPYFMEPETKICFKYYHGVSGALRATTPCITVKNPAVLVEGLAEQVGVEHPRKLISFTLTDLRATGLKKGMFFNPDPYLKMSIHPGKRSVFPIFSHHGQERRSAIIANTTNPVWHGEKYTFVALMTDILYIEVKDKFAKSRPIIKRFLGQLTIPVQRLIEKIPGVQPVSFPLCRRLPTEHVSGQLQFKVELTSTGPDGASPDSIIGMSSLNGAPGTPSDDEDLPHHLPGVVSSSLSPTGSHGSQSLWEGGATALPDKELSLVGAEARFLGPAGLSGHEILQRSLMEGLDAIEAPKGPGERPLGAASPKLRSSFPTHTRLSAMLHIDSDEDEDRSGANDITPVPLSPLLLNGEPPDVAEEEDPFPELQPEPLEASVLEEEPEGAVGGTEDVPPDAEAVLGMGLGLDLDDVEPDVFSEVDEAPFTEAVSHAAPPEGGEVHEDGRGPLEDPSSDIDTCSMATAQQTVVSSSESCPITLTTAVEAEEGAETAIDPGGDLVSRTPPTNQAVDDEGGGQAASAESEGEAPPPIEQVELEEMGERRLSMQAAGGVAEEQEGEEAKPQEEAGSADSEQVTTETDGEEGSHVNGHPVRSLPSVRHDIHRYQRVDEPLPPNWEARIDSHGRIFFVDHVNRTTTWQRPTGPPAPQGLTRSNSIQQMEQLNRRYQSIRRTITNSDRAEEAPVDLLPEPESDLMPHSISEYRRDSAVAHSSGRSRLSLLLQSPSAKFLCSPDFFTVLHSNPSAYRMFTSNTCLKHMISKVRRDAHYFERYQHNRDLVTFLNMFSNKQLELPRGWEMKHDHTGKPFFVDHNCRSTTFIDPRLPLQSSRSTGLLAHRQHLSRQRSHSAGEVVDDSRQTNPPVMPRPSSTFSGSTRSQYQDVVPVAYNDKIVAFLRQPNIVEILQERQPELARNHSLKEKVQFIRTEGVNGLARLSSDADLVMLLSLFEEEVMSYVPPLLHPSYSIASPQSSPGTQRANARAPAPYKRDFEAKLRNFYRKLETKGYGQGPGKVKLIIRRDHLLEDAFNQIMCYSRKDLQRSKLYVSFVGEDGLDYSGPSREFFFLVSRELFNPYYGLFEYSANDTYTVQISPMSAFVDNHHEWFRFSGRILGLALVHQYLLDAFFTRPFYKGLLRIPCDLSDLEFLDEEFHQSLQWMKDNDIEDMLDLTFTVNEEVFGQITERELKPGGAGIPVSEKNKKEYIERMVKWRIERGVAQQTESLVRGFYEVVDVRLVSVFDARELELVIAGTAEIDLADWRNNTEYRGGYHDNHIVIRWFWAAVERFNNEQRLRLLQFVTGTSSIPYEGFASLRGSNGPRRFCVEKWGKITSLPRAHTCFNRLDLPPYPSFSMLYEKLVTAVEETSTFGLE